AAGGCATGTTTAATCCAAATGAGGAGAATCAAGGGAATCATCAAAAGAGTAAAGGACTGAGGATCTGAAATTCCACTCCAGAAAACGAACGAAGGGGTTAAGGCTAAAAAGAGTGTGGCCAAAAATGCAACTTTTCTTCCCATGAGAAAACGGGAGAAAAAGTAAAATCCTAAAGGTACGAAGGATTCAAGAAAGGGAATGATTCTTGAAGAAACCGTTGAAAGATCCCAACCAGAGATTTTTGAGAGCCAGACAAAAATATAAAGACTAAAAGGGGGATACCAAAAAGGGACTTTTCCATTTTGGGTTAAGGGCACGGATTGTGAGTTCTGCGCTGGATGATCTGTTTTATGCAGGGGAGAGGCGGAACTATTTCCTCCATAAGCCTCGTAGCGGATATCGTCCTGGGGTAGATGTCCATGGTCCATTAGATTTTGAGCCATACACAGGCGATACCAGATATCTGCTTCAAAAGTCAGGAGATGCGGATCTTGGTCTAGTCGGGGCAAGAGACGAAAATAAAGTCCGGATCCATAGATGAGAATTAAAAAAAAGGTTTCGGTTACAATTTTTAAAACTTTTCGATTCATCACTCCATTATAAACATAATCTAATTTTAGTTGTATTTTTTCAGTTTTCCGACCTCTTTTTTATTAAAGCTAATAAATTCGTTGTCTGTTTTAAATCAATAAATCAATGAACGTCCCCTAAAACTTACGAAAGTCCCTGCATCAGTTTGATGAGGGGAAGAAACATCGCAATCACGATAAATCCAACGATGACAGCCAAGGTAACAATGAGAAGGGGTTCTAAGACCGAGGTGAGCCCTTGGACGGTGACATCAATCTCTTCATCGTAGGTATCGGCAATTTTGACCAACATTTCTGCAAGATTTCCTGTTTGTTCCCCAACATCGATCATTCCGGTCACCATGGGCGGAAATACCCGGCTCTCTCGAAGGGGGCCTACAATGGATTCCCCCTCCCGAATGCTGTCATGCACCAAGGTGACGGCTTTGACCACCACTTCATTGCCGATGGTATCTCGAACAATGGTCAGTGCCTTTAGGATGGGAACGCCACTTGAAATCAATGTTCCAAGGGTTCTTGAAAATCGGGCAATAGCAATTTTTCGAATAATCTCTCCGAAAATGGGTAGATGTAATTTAGTTTGATCTAATCGAAATTTTCCTTTCTGCGTTCGATTGACCAATTTTAAAATGGTGATGAGAAGAGAAAAGGCCAAGATAAAAAGATACCAGCGTCTCTTTGTGAAATCGCTGATGCCAATCATGATCTTGGTCAGAGTGGGAAGATCAATGTCCAGTTCGAGAAAGATGTCTGCAAATTTTGGAATGATGACGGTCACAAGAAAGGTCACAATTGCAAAAGCAAAGATAAGAACGAGGGTGGGGTAAATCATGGCTGACTTAATTTTGGCTTTCAGGCGTTGGCTTTTCTCCATGAATTCTGCTAGCCGGTTCAAAACCTCATCAAGAATACCCCCCGCTTCTCCTGCACGCACCATGCTCGAATAAAGTTTTGAAAAGGTCTTCGGGTGTCTTCCGAGGGATTCTGAAAATGTACTTCCTCCTTCGACAGAATCGGCCAAAGACCTGATCAGGTCTTTGAAGGTCTTATTTTTTTCCTGCTCTGTCAAAAGGTGAAGACATTTTAGAATAGGAAGACCCGCATCGATTAAGACCGCCAGTTGACGGGTGAAAAGGGTGAGTGCCTTGGGTCGGATCTTTCCCCTGAATAGTTTTTTTAAGAATGAAGGTCGTCCCTCTTTTTCTTGGGTTTGAGGGGCGAGGCTCATGGATTCAGGAGCCACAGACTCTGAGGCTTCGGTTACGTTGAGAGGATAGAGACCCTTACCTCTTAATAGGTTAATGGCATTTAAGGTGTTATCGGCACTCAAAGATCCTTTGAGCTGTTTACCTTCTGCATTGGTGGCAACATAGTTGAATTTTGGCATTATGTTTCCTTTGCAATTTCTTCAAAAGTTGTGATTCCATCATAGAGCTTAAGAAGTGCATCTTCCCTCAAGGTGCGCATTCCGGTCTCGCGAGCTTTTTGTTTAATGAGAGAAGAAGGAGCTCTCTCTAAAATAAGTTCTCGAATCGGTTCAGAAATTCTTAATATCTCAAAAATAGCCGATCGGCCCTTGTAACCGGTGTTGTTACATTTTGAACATCCCTGTCCTCGATAAAATGTAATGCCTTCGATGTCCTTTTGAGAAAGATGCAATTGCTCGAGTAAATCTAGAGAAAGGGTGACGGGTTCCTTACATTCTGTGCAGACCTTGCGGACCAAACGCTGGGCAACAGCGGCGATCAAGGTTGAACTAATCAAAAAGGGTTCTGCCCCCATATCGGTCAAACGTGCAATGCACCCTGCGGCATCATTGGTGTGAAGGGTTGTAAAGACCAAATGACCTGTTAAGGAGGCCTGGATGGCAATTTGAGCGGTTTCAAGGTCTCTGATTTCTCCCACCATGATTCGGTCAGGGTCTTGCCGTAAAATGCTTCTCAGGCATCGGGCGAAGGTAAGGCCAATTTCGCTTTTGATGGCAATTTGCATGATTCCATCAATTTCATATTCGATCGGGTCTTCGGTCGTAATGATTTTGGCATCAATGGTATTAATTTTTTTAAGAGATGAATAGAGTGTGGTTGTTTTTCCTGAACCGGTAGGACCTGTGACAATGATAATGCCATTGGGCTTTTCAATCATTTCTTCCATAATCTTTAAATGGTCTTCGGCCAGGCCCAATTGACTCAGTTCAAGTGAGACGACCGTTTTATCCAAGACTCTCATCACAACGCTTTCACCAAATTGAGTGGGAAGGGTTGAAACTCTTAGATCGATATGGCGACCCGCGATATTCAATTGGATACGGCCGTCTTGAGGAAGGCGCCTTTCCGCGATGTTCATATCCGCCATGACTTTAATTCTGGAGGTAAGGGCCAAGGCAAGCCGTTTGGGGGGAGGGACCATTTCATACAAGGTTCCATCCACACGATAACGCACTTTGAACTCTGTTTCGAAAGGCTCAAAATGGATATCACTCGCCCGGTCTTTAATAGCTTGAATCAATATCAGATTAAGGAGTTTAACGACAGGGGCTTCCCGAGCCAATTCTTTGAGGTTCCCAACATCCAGCGTCTCTGTGTCGCTGAGATCCTCTCCCAAGGAAAGTTCGGTTTGCATTTCTCCCAGTAAACTTTCAATCGATTCATCCGCTTGGCCATAATATTTATCGATGGCATAGACCATATCTTCTTCATTGCTCATGGCCCCCTTAATCTCATATCCCAGAAGAAATCGTAGATCGTCTAAAACATCTGGGTTGAGGGGGTCCGCCATGGCAATGGTCAGAAGTCCTTCTTTAAGTCTCAAGGGGACAATGCCATACAGTTTGGCCGTCGATGAATTGACACTTTTGATAACCTCCGGAGGAATCTCCATCTCCCTTAAGGAGACCTTTTCCATGTCAAGTTGCTCACCTAAGGCTGATAAAATCTCATCTTCAGAGAGAAATCCAAAATTAATAAGAACATGGCCCAGAGACTTTCCTGTGCGTAAATGTTCTTCATGAGCTTCATCCAATTGCTGTTGGGTGACCAGCCCTTTCTCTAGAAGAATGCGATCTAAATAACTTAAATGAAAATGTTCATTCATCTTATCTTTGCTCGTCCTTGTCCTTTGGCCTCTTCTTCAAATTTTTCGCGGATTTGATCTAAGAAATAGGCTTTGGAAATCATGCTATCATAGCTGATGAGTTTTCGTTGATAAAGTTGAGCCAGGTGAGCATCCATTGTGATCATGCCATATTTTGCTCCTGTTTGAATATCTGACGTAATGCGATAGGTTTTATTATCCCGAATGAGGTTTTTAATAGAGGGGGTTACAGTCATAATTTCAAAAGCAGCCACTCTTCCTTTCCCGTCCATTTTAGGTAAAAGCAATTGAGAAATCACAGCCTCGAGAGAAGAAGATAACTGGGCTCGAATCTGTTCTTGCTGGTTGACTGGAAAGGCATCGATGATTCGATTGACGGTTTGAGCGGCCCCTGTGGTGTGAAGGGTTGCAAAGACTAAATGTCCGGTTTCAGCCGCTGTAATGGCTGCTTCCATCGTTTGTAAATCCCT
This window of the Chlamydiota bacterium genome carries:
- a CDS encoding type II secretion system F family protein, producing MPKFNYVATNAEGKQLKGSLSADNTLNAINLLRGKGLYPLNVTEASESVAPESMSLAPQTQEKEGRPSFLKKLFRGKIRPKALTLFTRQLAVLIDAGLPILKCLHLLTEQEKNKTFKDLIRSLADSVEGGSTFSESLGRHPKTFSKLYSSMVRAGEAGGILDEVLNRLAEFMEKSQRLKAKIKSAMIYPTLVLIFAFAIVTFLVTVIIPKFADIFLELDIDLPTLTKIMIGISDFTKRRWYLFILAFSLLITILKLVNRTQKGKFRLDQTKLHLPIFGEIIRKIAIARFSRTLGTLISSGVPILKALTIVRDTIGNEVVVKAVTLVHDSIREGESIVGPLRESRVFPPMVTGMIDVGEQTGNLAEMLVKIADTYDEEIDVTVQGLTSVLEPLLIVTLAVIVGFIVIAMFLPLIKLMQGLS
- the gspE gene encoding type II secretion system ATPase GspE; this translates as MNEHFHLSYLDRILLEKGLVTQQQLDEAHEEHLRTGKSLGHVLINFGFLSEDEILSALGEQLDMEKVSLREMEIPPEVIKSVNSSTAKLYGIVPLRLKEGLLTIAMADPLNPDVLDDLRFLLGYEIKGAMSNEEDMVYAIDKYYGQADESIESLLGEMQTELSLGEDLSDTETLDVGNLKELAREAPVVKLLNLILIQAIKDRASDIHFEPFETEFKVRYRVDGTLYEMVPPPKRLALALTSRIKVMADMNIAERRLPQDGRIQLNIAGRHIDLRVSTLPTQFGESVVMRVLDKTVVSLELSQLGLAEDHLKIMEEMIEKPNGIIIVTGPTGSGKTTTLYSSLKKINTIDAKIITTEDPIEYEIDGIMQIAIKSEIGLTFARCLRSILRQDPDRIMVGEIRDLETAQIAIQASLTGHLVFTTLHTNDAAGCIARLTDMGAEPFLISSTLIAAVAQRLVRKVCTECKEPVTLSLDLLEQLHLSQKDIEGITFYRGQGCSKCNNTGYKGRSAIFEILRISEPIRELILERAPSSLIKQKARETGMRTLREDALLKLYDGITTFEEIAKET